The region GTTGCAAATCGGATGCCTGAAAACACACCTAAAGTTATGGTACTGTGCATATCTGACTTTTGAATGGGACGTTGGAGAATCCCGTTCACAAAAATAGAGATTTACATACTATCTTTGACAAATTGGATATCCATAAAATAGCATTTCTTTCCAAAAGAAGTGGCAAACTGAAATGATTTCACGTGGCACTGCCAGATCCCTAAGCTCCCCCAACTCCTCTTTTCCAAAatcatttatcattttttttttgcgacaGAAGTGAACTATTGACCACTCTATCATCATAGGCTGCGCAATTTGACTACAGATCAAACATTAAAGTTTATCTTTGTAAACCCAAAATTCAGCAGACTGAAGTGGATGCTTCAATTTCTAGCAACTTTTTCAGCAATTGATCTTCCAATTCGACAGCAACGGTAAGTACTAGCAAGAACAATCTCTGTAACACCATGAGACAGATGATAAAATCAAGAACAAGATACAGGCTGATCATTAGCCATGAAACAATTTCAGTGTACTTCTGACAAACTGGATACACAAATTCAGAGGTTATTACCACACCACTAAACACAAATACTGCTAAaagaacccccccccccccccccccccccccacacacacacacacacagagagtATAGCTTCAGAAGCTGAAAGCTGAGAGAACAGCGGCACAGGTGAAAGCCAGTGCCAGgacggacgccttcgccggcgccggcaccgtcgccgcgctgTTCTTCCCGTTGTGCGGCCGCGTCTCAgccactccgccgccgccggcggcggcgccacccgTGCTGCCACCTTTGTGAGCTATGGCCATTCTCTTGGGAACCTTCGCCTCATGGTGTGTGTGGTCATCTGCTCGGCCAAGCTTCCTTGGGACCTGAATCATGGTCTTCTTGCCTTCGGTGACTGAACAAAGCCCaaataaattttcagaaaacttGTTAAATCAGATTCTCCAGAAGATTAGTAACACAAATTAATTCAGATCACACTCAAGATCACCATGGCAGATAAGAATCGTCAAGGAAGAAGAAATCAAGCAACAGAGAGATCACCGACCGTGCTGCTCTTTCACCTGGAGATGTGGCCTCAGATGAGCTGCATTCATCCCGCGGCTTCTCTCGGCAGCACACCATGTGCCCTGGGAGGCAAAGGTGAGCAGGAGGAAGAGAGCAAGAAAGCAGCTTTTCTTCATCTTGAGATGTACTGATCACCAACAACAAAGCATTGTGTGGAGTGTGTGGGTAGGCTAGCCCTTCTTCTTATAGCACCAGTAGTGTAGCTACTAGCTACTAagatatactttttttatgGCACTTGACAAATGACAACTTtatggtgtttagattgagaaaatttttaggagaagtgtcatgttaaatatttgaccggatattgtagacacgaatgaaaaaacgaatttcacggctagcctagaaaccgcaagacgaatcttttgagcctaattaatccgcctttagcacatgttggttactgtagcacttatggctaatcatggactaattaagctcaaaagatgtgtctcaagatttctttcataactgtgtaattatttttttggttcatctatatttaatgctttatttaggtgtctaaaaattcgatgtgatatttttgaaaaaaaactttaggaactaaacaacgcCTTAGTGAGAGGTACAGCATTTTTTAACGTGAATTTTGTTGCCTTCCTGGTGCTAAGGTAGGGCTGCCTCtgtagaaaatattatatttttcgttGTTTATGTTCATTatctattatttaaaattttatgattattatttttattgttattagatgataaaatatgaataatattttatatgtgattttttttattttttcataaatttttgaaataaaatgaatggttaaagGTTGAACACGAAAATCCATAAGtacaccaaaaaaataatacatatttttctaaatatgaCATAGATAACTCTATTCCGACTATTTTTCTATCAAAGTATAACAATACATTTCGAGGGAAAGAATATAACAATAATATGTAGTATCGTGAAAGTAGTTGCATAAATGTACCACATGGTTCTTATGTttccaaattaaatattacgtCATCTcaatataactttatttttcactcatcTCAAACATATATACCAATTGTCCATCACTTAATCTAGTTCATATTCGTATATTTTCTGCTATCTTAAACTCTGATGTAGagattacttaaaaaaataaatttatttttaggacaATGAAGAGAGGACAaagatgattttattttggtattGAGGGAATATTTGAGAGCTATTCTTTGTCAAAGTTATGTATTTGAACAAATAAAATCAACAgttgcatatttttaaatacatatgGAGTAAAACTGAAGCTGCGGTGAGAACCGTAAGAATCTTTAGGCTCCCATAAGTCTCCTCCTTAATTGTTGGAGATATAAAATCTACAAGTTTCACACATTAATAAGAAGCTAGAAATTATCTCATTAattgacaaaaagaaaaaaaacactcctAACCATCTAATCTCTTGAACCGGTACAATCTATGATTGTCAAGATGTGATATCGTAAATATTCTCGTTTGTCCCCCAAATTACCAATTTCAGTGTTCAAAATTTGTC is a window of Oryza brachyantha chromosome 8, ObraRS2, whole genome shotgun sequence DNA encoding:
- the LOC121055183 gene encoding uncharacterized protein LOC121055183 — translated: MKKSCFLALFLLLTFASQGTWCAAERSRGMNAAHLRPHLQVKEQHVTEGKKTMIQVPRKLGRADDHTHHEAKVPKRMAIAHKGGSTGGAAAGGGGVAETRPHNGKNSAATVPAPAKASVLALAFTCAAVLSAFSF